Below is a window of Sulfurisphaera ohwakuensis DNA.
AATCTAATTAAAATTATAGTCATTATCTAAGTTTTACTGATAATCTTTATGTTGATGGTATAGTTCTGCTATTACGGTCTTGGAAAAAAGTGTAGAGTTTCTCTTTCTAATGAGTAAATGAGAATTTAAGACCTATTGTAGAATAATTAAAAAGAGAAAGTTAAAAATAAAGTACTTGATTCCGATAAGTAGCGTTGTTTAGTAAATGTTACCGAAGAATAAGATAAGAGGCATCATGTGCTATGTCTTCAAAAAAGAACTTAGTTTATAACCATATGATCAATTTTATGTCGTATGTGCTCTATTGTATAGTTCAATTTATTTCATAAAAAGAATATACTATAATGAAAATTTTTAGTAATTAATATTTATTTTAGTATTATCTTAAGAAATATTACCAGCTAGAGTAATGTTGAATAGGTAAGTAATTTTTCTATTCTAGTTAATAAAAATTGAAACTAATTAAAAATACTAATAAGAAATTAGACGGGATAATAATATTATAAAGCTTTTTTAGCATAGAAGAAATTTTTATTTAAACTAGGTAGATACTATATTTACTGGAAAATTTTTAAGGGAAAATCTTTAATAACTTTACTTAGGAACACAAGTTAACTTTCTCTTGCTTTTTTAAAAACTAATGTATAGATGCAATTATTAACTTATAGATTATAAATTCTTTTTTACAAGAAATCAAACTAAAGTAAATCTTCTCGAATTTAACAAATACCTTATTGTATCATCTTCAATAATCGTGCTTTCTCCCTCTCGTAACTCTTTCTAATTAGAGGTTTTCTTAAAGAATAAGGAAGTAGAGAGGCTAATACTAAAGCTTTATGAGACCCTAAATATGACTTCTTAAAAACTCTAATATAGTCACTTAAAGAAGGAACACATTCTTTAGCTGTTTCTTTAGAAATGAACTTGTACCTCACTTTTGATAGTGATACTTCGTAGCTATGGATTTTCCTTAAATTTTGAGGTAACATAGAGTCAACAGTTAACATATCTAAACAGTATATATATGATCTTTCTGCAGAGCTCTTAATGTAGTTCTCCAGACTATCTAATGTTCTCATAGATGATGAAAATGAAAGCCTATAAAGTGTGGTTGCACTACTATCCCAAAGCATATCATATTTTGACACATAGAATATCCTCTCATAAAACCAATCAATAGCCCTTTTCATTTGCATTAAAATGTCAGCTTTTTGTAGAAGTAATTCTCTTAAAATTGAGAAAGTAGAACTACTATGAAAACCATATTTTCTATAGTTAGCCATTTTAATATAGTCATCT
It encodes the following:
- a CDS encoding glycosyltransferase family A protein, encoding MVEISIIITAYNRKQYYKDAVKSVLNQTLDNDKYEVIFVANFDASEYAKEEGIRFVYSDKSDSGKQVFDGIKVAKGRIISFLDDDDMFTKEKLENVYEAFKSYQNLGVYRDRVLFFYGEKIIQKEVEKIDPLLLKNRDKDDYIKMANYRKYGFHSSSTFSILRELLLQKADILMQMKRAIDWFYERIFYVSKYDMLWDSSATTLYRLSFSSSMRTLDSLENYIKSSAERSYIYCLDMLTVDSMLPQNLRKIHSYEVSLSKVRYKFISKETAKECVPSLSDYIRVFKKSYLGSHKALVLASLLPYSLRKPLIRKSYEREKARLLKMIQ